A region of the Mesoterricola sediminis genome:
GGAGAAGGAGCTCAGCACCCCCGACGCCTACCCCCTCACCCTGAACGCCCTCGTCAACGCCTGCAACCAGCTCACCAACCGGGATCCCGTCCTGGCCCTGGACGAGGCCGCCGTCCTGGAGGCCCTGGAGGGGCTGAAGGACCGTCAAGCGGCCTGGTTGGTGGGAGGCGCCGGCAGCCGCGTCCCCAAGTACGCCCAGCGCCTCGCCGAGGCCCGGAACCTGTCGGTGCAGGAGTGCGCCATCCTCGCCGAACTCCTCCTGCGGGGCCCCCAGACCCCGGGTGAGCTGCGGGCCCGGTGCGCCCGCATGTACCCCTTCCCCGACCTGGCCGAAGTGGAGGCCGTGCTGGCCCTCATGCTGGAGGCGGAGGCCCCCCTCGTGGCGCGCCTGCCCCGGCAGCCCGGCACCAAGGAGACCCGCTTCGGCCACCTCCTGGGGGACCCCCTGCCGGCCGAAGCCCCGGCCCCGCCCCAGCCCCGGGGCCGCCTGGAGGAGGAGGTCGCCGTCCTCCGCGCCGAGCTGGCCGCGCTCCGCGCCGAGTTCGAGGCCTTCCGCCGGCAGTTCGAGTAGCCCGGCCCCACGGATTCGGGCGGGACGGCTGGAAGGACGGGCTTCCGCGGCCTATATTCCCTGCATCCGGTGACCGGCCGGACCGCTGGGGAGGGACCGTGATCAAGCACGAGGTCGAGATCAGCTGGAGCCGGGGGGACGCGCCGTTCACGGACGCCAAGTACAGCCGCGCCCACCGGTGGGTCTTCGACGGCGGGGCCGTCGTGATGGCCACCTCCTCCCCGTCCGTGGTGCCCCTCCCGTACTCGGACCCGGTGTTCGTGGATCCGGAGGAGGCCCTGGTGGCCGCGGCCTCCAGCTGCCACATGCTCTGGTTCCTCTCCATCGCCGCCGGCCGCGGGTTCACGGTGGACAGCTACGAGGACCGGGCCGTGGGCTACATGGGCCGGAACGGGGAAGGGCGCATCGCCATGGTCCGCATCGCCCTCCACCCCTGCATCCGCTTCGCCGGGGAGGGGCCGGACGAGGCCCAGGTGCAGGAAATGCACGAGGCCTCCCACGACTGCTGCATGATCGCCAACTCCCTCCGCACGGAGGTCAAGGTGGAGGCGCCCTTCAAGCGACCTTGAACTTCCGGCCGATCCAGGTGCGGGCCAGGGGGGCCTGGAGCCGCCCGGCCCGCAGGTCCCCCACCGCGAAGAGGGCCAGGTCCGCGACCGGGGTCGCCGCGTCCAGGGTCCCGTCGAGCAGGAGGGCCTCCAGGGCCGCCTTGGGGTGGGCCCGCCAGCCGTCCTCCGCGCGCACGAGGACGTGGGTGGCCGGGTCCACGGGGGCGAGGCCGGTTTCGGCCAGGAGGCCGCGCACCCGGCGGAACATGCCGTCGATGGCGCAGCCCGAGGGGTTGGACGCCATGTCCGGCTCGGCGATGGCCAGGATCTGCCCCTCGAGGAGGGTCCACCGGCCGGCGTAGGCGTGGCCCTTGTGGCGCCACTGGCCCATCAGCGCGTCCAGGCCGGCCGCGAGGGCCGCGCGGGCCCCGGCGCCGGGGGCCGCCTCCAGGCCCAGCAGCCAGAGCCGGGCGTCGTCGGGGAGTTCGGGGAAGATGTCGGGGTGCATGATCGGCCTCGATCCGATTCTAGCCGAGATTGAGTCCGGCCGTCAGGGGTCCGAGGTCGGAATACAGGAAACGGAAATGCAGCATTCCCAGGGCTTGAGGTCCGACCCCCCCGGGGGGGCCGCCCTGGGGTACCATGGGGCAACCCTTCGAGGAGGCTCCCATGACCGCTCGGGTCAAAGAAATCCTGTCGTGGTACGGCTCGGACAATCCCGGCGTGAAGGCCAACCTCGCGCGCCTGATGAACACCGGACGGCTCGCGGGGACTGGCAAGTTCGTCATCCTG
Encoded here:
- a CDS encoding YceH family protein, producing the protein MTDAALTIPEQRVLGCLLEKELSTPDAYPLTLNALVNACNQLTNRDPVLALDEAAVLEALEGLKDRQAAWLVGGAGSRVPKYAQRLAEARNLSVQECAILAELLLRGPQTPGELRARCARMYPFPDLAEVEAVLALMLEAEAPLVARLPRQPGTKETRFGHLLGDPLPAEAPAPPQPRGRLEEEVAVLRAELAALRAEFEAFRRQFE
- a CDS encoding OsmC family protein: MIKHEVEISWSRGDAPFTDAKYSRAHRWVFDGGAVVMATSSPSVVPLPYSDPVFVDPEEALVAAASSCHMLWFLSIAAGRGFTVDSYEDRAVGYMGRNGEGRIAMVRIALHPCIRFAGEGPDEAQVQEMHEASHDCCMIANSLRTEVKVEAPFKRP